gcagaaggggagaagtagcggaggaggtgggaggggatagggtcgagcggggaggttgtggggggggaggaacggatgagggccatgacttcctcgccagatacatgggagaaagatgtcagagttggtaagagggaaggggaggggtggcaagggatgggttatTGGGATAGTTTAAGTAAAGGACCACTTTTCATTAGGACTACGTACTTACCAATGAGAATTCTTCACCCacagggtttttttttctcaaTCTAAGATTTGGGAACTTTCACCACTTCCTTTTATTGTAAAAAGTGGCTCAATAACGCTGTGACCTGTAAAGATTGACTGATGTGATGTATTTTTACCTTGATTAGCGCCTATGTTGAGCAGTCCATTATTCTACATAATGTAATTTTTAGAATTGCGGTAAAAAAAAATCCCAGTCTCTCTGGCAACTATTTTTTAGGTTTATTGCACAGGTTTTAAGGTGAAttttattgtgtatatactgtacttttCTTTCTAAACAAAATAAAGTTTAGATGTGTCTAGGTGCTGGTGCATAATTACACATAGTTTAGGATTTTTGCCCGAATTGGATTGGGCTCTAATTCCGTAACAGTTTTTACACATTTTGCTTTTTTTTTCATTCCATTTTCAGGTTAATGTTATTTTCAAGGATTTTGAAAAGCTGCAGGACATTTGCAACATGCTTGTTGAAAAATTGGACCATTCTGTATGCATTTCTTCACCCCAGTTCTATCACTCTCCAGAGAACATCGAAAAATTGAGGTATTTTATATCAATGTTTTATTGTAAGTTTAAAAGCTGTAGTCCACTCAGTATTTGTTATTCTCCTGAATTGTAAAATGctgtagaacaggcatgtccaaactgcggccctccagctgttgtgaaactacatatcccagcatgccctgacacagttttgctgtcaaagaatgctaaagctgtgtcagggcatgctgggatgtgtagtttctcaacagctggagggcctgctGTAGAATATGCGTATACAATATAAATAAATTATGGTTTATATTGAAACCAAAGGGGCACAGTTTTGTTTAAATAAATTGTTGTTTTTACAATAGGATATTCCCTGACGTTTCTTAAATTAGatctatcctttttttttttttcagacgtgAAGTATGTCTTCATGCAGTAAGTAACGCACGCCGGAAAGCCCAGGAAGTCTGCTGTATAGTTAGGCAATCACTTGGCAAGGCGCTAGTTATTAGAGAAGAGGAAATTAAGGAACTGGAGGATCAAACTGAGAGCAATTGTGCACCTTGCTCTATTCAACAAAAAATTAAAAGTGGTACAATTCATGCAGCATCAAAAGTATATGCAACTTTTGAAATAAAAGGAAAAGAgcgaaataaaaaaaattactgaGACTTGTGAAATCtgtataaaatgttttttttatggcAAGACTCATTTGCTTCTTTTTTAACATAAGACTATCACTAAATTGttcagttaaataaaaaaaaaaatttttttacttggATGACACTTTTTTGCATGAAGACTGCAGAAACTGGAGTCAGTGTGGATTTCTTTAACCATTCCTGCATCACATATTTCACTCCATCATATTTCAACAATTCCAGATATTGTACCTTCTTATAAATAGTCACAGATGTTTTTATAAAAGTACTTTTTATTCTTGTGAATCAGAGGATTCCATTTGTTAATTGTGTAAACATTTATGGATATAtttttactaaagtttgattttcATCAAGCTAAATCGATGTTGTTTCTGGGACTAAAACACaagtactaacatttaaaaatgaatctccAAAAATCATTTGTTAGTACatgtgtgttatactgtagccCCTGAAATGCAATAACGTTTTTCATATCCCTGGTCCGTGTCTAGTAACACGACACCAGTATTTTGTGGCTGATATGACACCCAATGGCACAGGAAATTGTCTTAGTGCAGTTGCCAGAACAGACCATTTGGGTTGGCTATTCGGTATTTAGTGTAAAACTCTAAATTTGTGTACAACTAATAATAAGGAAAGGTGCCAGTATTCATTCCCTTCCTACATGTCTGAGTCAGGACCACCATGGCAGGTTACAAATGTACTTAATTTCTACATCAGAACATACAGATTGTTCCTGATGGCTTTAGGCATATTCATACCCCCATAGTATGCTTCCCCATATGCATTACAGCAACCAGGCAACAGCACAGGAAGTACCACATGACCAGTGTGTGGCAGTGAAAGATGGGAGAGGGGGAGGGGTAGTGCACACGCTCCATGGCTACACTGTCATAATTGGTGACCCATAGGGGCAGGGTGCATTTTTACAGTTTAAAAGTGGGCAGCCtaaacatttttctctgacgttctagtggatgctgggaactccgtaaggaccatggggaatagcggctccgcaggagactgggcacaactaaaagaaagcttttagactacctggtgtgcactggctcctcccactatgaccctcctccaagcctcagttagatttctgtgcccggccgagctggatgcacactaggggctctcctgagctcctagaaagaaagtttattttaggttttttattttacagtgagacctgctggcaacaggctcactgcatcgagggactaaggggagaagaagcgaacctacctgcttgcagctagcttgggcttcttaggctactggacaccattagctccagagggatcgaccgcatggaactggccttggtgttcgttcccggagccgcgccgccgtcccccttacagagccagaagcaagaagaggtccggaaatcggcggcagaagacatcagtcttcaccaaggtagcgcacagcactgcagctgtgcaccattgctcctcatgcacacttcacactccggtcactgagggtgcagggcgctggggggggggcaataaatagccccagaggctatatatgtgataaataccccctgccagaatccataaaaaagcgggagaaaagtcagcgataaaggggcggagctatctccctcagcacactggcgccattttctcttcacagtgcagctggaagacagctccccaggctctcccctgtagtttgcaggctcaaagggttaaaaagagagggggggcactaaatttaggcgcaatattgtatatacaagcagctattgggaaaaattcactcaatatagtgttaatccctaaattatatagcgctctggtgtgtgctggcatactctctctctgtctccccaaaggtctgtgtggggtcctgtcctcagtcagagcattccctgtgtgtgtgcggtgtgtcggtacggctgtgtcgacacgtttgatgaggaggcttatgtgatggcagagcagatgccgataaatgtgatgtcgccccctgtggggccgacaccagagtggatggataggtggaaggtataaaccgacagtgtcaactctttacataaaaggctggatgacgtaacagctatgggacagccggcttctcagcccgcgcctgcccaggcgtctcaaaggccatcaggggctcaaaaacgcccgctccctcagatggcagacacagatgtcgacacggagtctgactccagtgtcgacgaggttgagacatatacacaatccactaggaacatccgttacatgatcccggcaataaaaaatgtgttacacatttctgacattaacccaagtaccactaaaaaagggttttatgtttggggagaaaaagcaggcagtgttttgttcccccatcaaatgagtgaatgtagtgtgaaaaagcgtgggttcccccgataagaaactggtaatttctaaaaagttactgatggcgtaccctttcccgccagaggataagttacgctgggagatatcccctagggtggataaggcgctcacacgtttgtcaaaaaaggtggcactgccgtcttaggatacggccactttgaaggtacctgctgataaaaagcaggaggctatcctgaagtctgtatttacacactcgggtactagactgagacctgcagatagtgctgctgcagcgtggtctgtaaccctgtcaaacagggatactattttgcgaacataagacgtcgtcttatatatgagggatgcacagagggatattttgccggctggcatccagaattaatgcaatgtccattctgtcaggagggtattagagacccgacactggacaggtgatgctgactttaaaaggcacatagagccttataaaggtgaggaattgtttggggatggtctctgggacctcgtatccacagcaacagctgggaagaaattttttttacctcaggtttcctcacagcctaagaaagcactgtattatcaggtacagtcctttcggcttcagaaaagcaagcgggtcaaaggcgcttcctttctgcacagagacgagggaagagggaaaaagctgcaccagtcagccagttcccagaatcaaaattcttcccccgcttcctttgagtccaccgcatgacgcgggggctccacaggcgtagccaggtacggtggtgggccgcctcaaaaatttcagcgatcagtgggctcgctcacaggtggatccctggatccttcaagtagtatctcaggggtacaagctggaattcgagacgtctccccccccccccccccccccgccgtttcctcaaatctgccttgccgacaactccctcaggcagggaggctgtgctagaggcaattcacaagctgtattcccagcaggtgatagtcaaggtgcccctacttcaacaaggacggggttactattccacactgtttgtggtaccgaaaccggacggttcggtgagacccattataaatttgaaatccttgaacacatgcataaaaaaattcaagttcaagatggaatcgctcagggcggttattgcaagcctggaggagggggattacatggtatccctggacatcaaggatgcttacctacatgtccccatttaccatcctcaccaggagtacctcagatttgtggtacaggattgccattaccaattccaaacactgccgtttggactgtccacggcaccgagggtctttaccaaggtaatggcagaaatgatgatactccttcgaaaaaagggagttttaattttcccgtacttggacgatctccttataaaggcgaggtccaaggagcagttgctggtcggagtagcactatctcgggaagtgctacaacagcacagatggattctatacattccaaagtcacagctggttcctaccacatgcctactgttcctggggatggttctggacacagaacagaaaaaagtgtttctcccacaggagaaagccaaggagctgtcatctctagtcagagacctcctgaaaccaaaacaggtatcggtgcatcactgcacacgagtcctgggaaaaatggtagcttcttacgaagcaaaattccattctgcaggttccatgcaagaacctttcagtgggacctcttggacaagtggtcgggatcgcatcttcagatgcatcggctgataaccctgtctccaaggaccagggtatctctactgtggtggctgcagagtgctcatcttcaagagggccgcagattcggcatacaggactgggtcctggtaaccacggatgccagccttcgaggctggggggcagtcacacagggaagaaatttccaaggactttggtcaagtcaggagtcgtccctacacataaatattctggaactgagggccatttacaatgccctaagtctggcaaggcctctgcttcaaaaccagccggtactgatccaatcagacaacatcacggcagtcgcccttgtaaaccgacagggcggcacaagaagcaggatggcgatggca
The Pseudophryne corroboree isolate aPseCor3 chromosome 4, aPseCor3.hap2, whole genome shotgun sequence DNA segment above includes these coding regions:
- the IRAK1BP1 gene encoding interleukin-1 receptor-associated kinase 1-binding protein 1, yielding MATRSPVSRFFASVQPTDIANMAVEEEENTPGLVVGRRGGREVQMTGTAELSAAPDTARVCFRVTSSKGAAAEARGSVQRRLEYIAQSLRQRGVTDENMTISKEMKRTANTYQMEAEVNVIFKDFEKLQDICNMLVEKLDHSVCISSPQFYHSPENIEKLRREVCLHAVSNARRKAQEVCCIVRQSLGKALVIREEEIKELEDQTESNCAPCSIQQKIKSGTIHAASKVYATFEIKGKERNKKNY